In Xanthomonas sp. SI, the following are encoded in one genomic region:
- a CDS encoding DUF1428 domain-containing protein: protein MSYVDGFVLAVPTANKEKFLEHARIDSVFIEFGALRVLECWGDDVSRGQQTDFFRAVDAKDDETVVFSWIEWPDKATRDAGMKKMMEDPRMDPAANPMPFDGKRMIYGGFVPVLELNK, encoded by the coding sequence ATGTCGTATGTCGATGGTTTCGTGCTGGCCGTGCCCACGGCCAACAAGGAGAAGTTCCTCGAACACGCCCGCATCGATTCGGTGTTCATCGAATTCGGCGCGCTACGCGTGCTCGAATGCTGGGGCGACGACGTGTCGCGCGGCCAGCAGACCGACTTCTTCCGCGCGGTGGACGCCAAGGACGACGAAACGGTGGTGTTCTCGTGGATCGAATGGCCGGACAAGGCCACCCGCGATGCCGGCATGAAGAAGATGATGGAAGACCCGCGCATGGATCCGGCGGCCAATCCGATGCCGTTCGACGGCAAGCGCATGATCTACGGCGGCTTCGTGCCGGTGCTGGAATTGAACAAATAG